The following coding sequences lie in one Psychrobacter arenosus genomic window:
- a CDS encoding primosomal protein N', translating to MLVSVALPVPLYRVFDYLAPVSQDAPASLQSLENQPNHQLTASPNLAGDDLFAEPNLTHTTPTPLNNSPALPAIGTRVEVSFGRQTLIGIVVAHVPAADSTIPTNKLKPIKRVLDDEPLLASDMLSLGQWLARYYHYPFGDVLSVMLPTLIRQGKPLDLLITHWRILPNIADADFSPQAKKQKQQFEMLKLHGRHGASEDILLLEGMERPFLAKLEEKGLIEHYLEPKGAPKLPSLAKMPLDLNDEQATAVNAIVQAFEHQQYQGFLLNGVTGSGKTEVYLQAMQPILAAGKQVLVLVPEIGLTPQTRARFAQRFAAHILLLHSGLNNTQRMQGWQDCRQGHAQIIIGTRSSVLYPFANLGLIVVDEAHDQSYKQQDTLRYHAADVALYRGFQAKVPVVLGTATPALEHFKLVADGKLIELSLTQRAGNAKAATLQLIDARDKPTAYSEQPVDSPKQKSLLANIDSAQNTGLTDDTVNAIRQTLAAGEQVLIFLNRRGYAPILLCAACGWQADCTRCEAHMTLHHSQLNSQQPSYLKCHHCDWQAYIPTACPDCGSVNLDAVGMGTTRLTESLHALFSNPQTSKVTYPIIQIDRDTTRRKDSWENIYQRINTGEPAILVGTQMVAKGHHFPRVTLVCLPNADRGFLSPDFRSPEHTAQLIIQVAGRAGRGDKPGKVLIQTVQPDNPLLLKLVRDGYQEFALQLLEERKMMGLPPETHGVLIRCEGKTLERTTQALKDARAILPTPNELAILGPIDAPMKKKNSRYHSQLLLLAKSRPHLHQVLNHWWPQVLDLPSAKYLKLTLDVDPVGW from the coding sequence ATGCTGGTTAGTGTCGCTCTACCTGTTCCTCTCTATCGGGTATTCGACTATCTTGCACCCGTTTCTCAAGACGCGCCCGCATCATTACAAAGTCTAGAAAACCAGCCTAACCATCAACTTACAGCTAGCCCTAATCTAGCTGGCGATGACCTGTTTGCTGAGCCAAATCTTACGCATACTACGCCCACACCATTGAATAATTCACCTGCCTTACCTGCTATCGGAACACGCGTTGAAGTTTCTTTTGGTCGGCAAACGCTGATTGGCATTGTCGTCGCCCATGTACCTGCGGCTGACAGCACGATTCCCACGAATAAACTTAAACCTATCAAACGAGTATTGGACGACGAGCCGCTATTAGCTAGCGATATGCTGAGTCTGGGACAATGGCTAGCACGCTATTATCATTATCCCTTCGGTGATGTGCTCTCCGTGATGCTGCCGACCCTTATTCGTCAGGGCAAACCGTTAGATTTATTAATAACCCATTGGCGTATCTTGCCTAATATCGCTGATGCGGATTTCTCTCCACAAGCCAAAAAACAAAAACAACAGTTTGAAATGCTAAAATTGCATGGCCGGCATGGAGCAAGCGAAGATATCTTATTATTAGAAGGTATGGAGCGGCCCTTTTTAGCCAAGCTGGAAGAAAAAGGCCTTATTGAGCATTATTTGGAACCGAAAGGCGCGCCAAAACTGCCTTCTTTAGCTAAGATGCCCCTCGATTTAAATGATGAGCAAGCTACTGCTGTTAACGCCATAGTGCAAGCTTTTGAGCATCAGCAATATCAAGGGTTTTTACTCAACGGGGTCACGGGTAGTGGCAAGACGGAAGTCTATCTACAAGCCATGCAGCCTATATTAGCCGCGGGCAAACAAGTCTTAGTCCTAGTGCCAGAGATTGGTTTAACACCGCAGACTCGAGCTCGCTTTGCGCAGCGCTTTGCCGCCCATATTCTACTTCTACATTCGGGGCTAAATAACACCCAACGCATGCAAGGTTGGCAGGACTGTCGTCAAGGTCATGCCCAAATTATCATTGGCACCCGCTCCTCTGTGCTGTATCCCTTTGCCAATCTTGGGCTTATCGTCGTTGATGAAGCGCATGATCAATCGTACAAACAACAAGACACCCTACGTTATCATGCGGCGGACGTAGCGCTGTATCGTGGTTTTCAGGCGAAAGTGCCGGTGGTTTTAGGGACGGCTACCCCTGCCTTAGAGCATTTTAAATTAGTTGCCGATGGTAAGTTGATTGAGTTAAGTTTGACCCAACGGGCAGGTAACGCCAAAGCCGCTACCTTGCAGCTGATCGACGCTAGGGATAAGCCCACAGCTTATAGCGAGCAACCGGTTGATAGCCCTAAGCAAAAATCGCTATTAGCCAATATTGATAGTGCGCAAAATACAGGGCTAACTGACGATACTGTTAATGCGATTCGGCAGACGTTGGCCGCGGGTGAGCAAGTGCTTATCTTTTTAAATCGCCGCGGTTATGCGCCTATTTTACTGTGCGCAGCGTGCGGTTGGCAGGCAGATTGTACCCGCTGCGAAGCCCATATGACCCTGCACCACAGCCAGCTTAATAGTCAGCAACCAAGCTATCTCAAATGCCATCATTGCGATTGGCAAGCCTATATTCCTACCGCTTGTCCCGATTGCGGCAGTGTAAATTTAGATGCGGTGGGTATGGGCACGACCCGTTTGACCGAAAGTTTGCATGCCCTATTTAGTAACCCGCAGACCAGTAAAGTCACCTACCCTATCATTCAAATCGACCGTGATACCACGCGGCGTAAAGACAGTTGGGAAAATATCTACCAACGTATCAATACGGGCGAGCCAGCGATTTTAGTTGGCACGCAAATGGTCGCTAAAGGCCACCATTTCCCCCGTGTCACTTTAGTCTGTCTGCCCAATGCGGATCGGGGTTTTTTATCGCCCGACTTTCGCTCTCCTGAACACACCGCCCAGTTGATTATCCAAGTCGCCGGTCGAGCCGGCCGTGGTGACAAGCCCGGTAAAGTGTTAATTCAGACCGTACAACCGGACAATCCGCTGCTGTTAAAATTAGTACGCGACGGCTATCAAGAGTTTGCCTTACAACTGTTAGAAGAGCGCAAAATGATGGGGCTACCGCCGGAGACTCACGGGGTATTAATCCGCTGTGAAGGCAAAACCTTGGAGCGCACTACCCAAGCCCTAAAAGACGCACGGGCTATCCTGCCTACGCCTAATGAGCTAGCCATTCTCGGGCCTATCGATGCGCCGATGAAAAAGAAGAATAGCCGCTACCATTCCCAGTTATTATTACTCGCCAAATCGCGCCCACATTTGCATCAAGTGCTCAACCACTGGTGGCCGCAAGTCCTTGATTTACCTTCTGCAAAATATCTTAAACTGACTTTAGACGTGGATCCTGTAGGATGGTAA